Proteins encoded by one window of Drosophila melanogaster chromosome X:
- the Adar gene encoding adenosine deaminase acting on RNA, isoform Q, with protein MYPVSYKPGRACYKSCHHAMRVARSSFGYQRQQFYAASSYAGKRSRFFVKRRFTFPSLPGNPVSAPSDINMNGYNRKLPQKRGYEMPKYSDPKKKMCKERIPQPKNTVAMLNELRHGLIYKLESQTGPVHAPLFTISVEVDGQKYLGQGRSKKVARIEAAATALRSFIQFKDGAVLSPLKPAGNLDFTSDEHLENDVSKSAITVDGQKKVPDKGPVMLLYELFNDVNFECINIDGAQNNCRFKMTVTINEKKFDGTGPSKKTAKNAAAKAALASLCNISYSPMVVPQKNVPLPIDDKSSSMELPQIHADTIGRLVLEKFMEVIKGQEAYSRRKVLAGIVMTENMNFCEAKVISVSTGTKCVSGEHMSVNGAVLNDSHAEIVSRRCLLKYLYAQLDLQCNQATAYQSIFVRNTDGQYPYKLKSGVHFHLYINTAPCGDARIFSPHENDTGVDKHPNRKARGQLRTKIESGEGTIPVKSSDGIQTWDGVLQGQRLLTMSCSDKIARWNIVGIQGSLLSSIIEPVYLHSIVLGSLLHPEHMYRAVCGRIEKSIQGLPPPYHLNKPRLALVTSAEPRNQAKAPNFGINWTIGDTELEVVNSLTGRTIGGQVSRITKQAFFVKYGFLMANLPGILVRKVTTDYGQTKANVKDYQIAKLELFSAFKREDLGSWLKKPIEQDEFGLAE; from the exons CCGGTGAGTGCACCATCCGATATCAACATGAATGGCTATAACCGAAAATTGCCACAAAAACGTGGCTATGAGATGCCAAAATACTCTG atccaaaaaagaaaatgtgcaAGGAGCGCATTCCCCAGCCGAAGAACACGGTGGCCATGCTGAATGAGCTAAGACATGGACTGATTTACAAATTGGAGTCACAGACTGGTCCGGTACACGCACCTCTATTCACGATATCCGTGGAG GTCGATGGACAGAAATACTTGGGCCAGGGCCGTAGTAAAAAAGTTGCACGCAtcgaagcagcagcaactgcactGCGCAGCTTTATACAGTTTAAGGATGGAGCAGTTCTGTCGCCTCTGAAGCCGGCGGGCAACTTGGACTTTACCAGCGATGAACATCTTGAAAATG ATGTCAGCAAAAGTGCTATTACTGTTGACGGTCAGAAGAAGGTTCCAGATAAGGGTCCTGTCATGCTCCTCTACGAATTATTTAATGACGTTAATTTCGAATGCATTAATATTGACGGCGCCCAGAACAATTGTCGCTTCAAAATGACCGTCACAATCAACGAAAAGAAGTTCGATGGAACAG GTCCTTCCAAAAAGACGGCGAAAAATGCGGCAGCTAAGGCGGCACTTGCTTCGTTATGCAATATTTCCTACAGTCCAATGGTGGTGCCACAGAAGAACGTACCCCTGCCAATCGACGACAAGTCGTCATCGATGGAGTTGCCTCAGATACACGCGGATACGATTGGTCGGTTGGTCTTAGAAAAGTTCATGGAAGTAATCAAGGGCCAGGAGGCTTACTCGCGTCGAAAGGTATTAGCGGGCATTGTAATGACTGAAAACATGAATTTTTGTGAAGCCAAA GTTATTTCAGTTTCGACGGGCACCAAGTGTGTCAGCGGTGAGCATATGAGTGTGAACGGAGCTGTCCTAAATGATTCCCATGCTGAAATAGTCTCCAGGCGTTGTCttctcaaatatttatatgcacAGCTGGACCTTCAGTGCAATCAGG CCACAGCATATCAGTCGATTTTCGTGAGGAATACTGATGGGCAATACCCTTATAAACTAAAATCCGGGGTACATTTccatttgtatataaatacagCACCTTGTGGGGATGCACGGATATTTAGTCCTCACGAAAACGACACTGGTGTTGATAAACATCCAAATAG AAAAGCTCGTGGCCAGCTGCGCACCAAAATCGAGTCCGGTGAGGGGACGATTCCAGTGAAAAGCAGTGATGGTATCCAGACGTGGGATGGCGTATTGCAG GGCCAACGCCTGCTAACAATGTCGTGCTCGGATAAAATTGCCCGTTGGAACATCGTGGGCATCCAAGGCTCACTATTGTCTTCCATAATTGAACCGGTGTACCTGCATTCGATTGTGCTGGGAAGCCTGTTGCATCCGGAGCACATGTACCGCGCAGTTTGCGGCCGAATTGAGAAGTCCATTCAAGGCCTGCCACCGCCGTACCATCTGAACAAGCCGCGCCTGGCACTAGTCACTTCGGCCGAGCCGCGGAATCAGGCCAAGGCTCCCAACTTCGGGATCAATTGGACCATTGGGGACACCGAGCTGGAAGTGGTGAACTCGCTAACCGGTCGAACCATTGGCGGCCAGGTGTCTCGCATCACAAAGCAGGCGTTTTTCGTTAAGTATGGATTTCTAATGGCAAACTTGCCCGGTATTTTAGTCCGCAAAGTAACCACTGACTATGGGCAAACCAAAGCTAACGTTAAGGACTATCAG ATCGCAAAGCTAGAATTGTTCTCTGCATTCAAGCGAGAAGACCTTGGCAGCTGGCTGAAGAAACCCATTGAACAAGACGAGTTCGGTCTTGCCGAATGA
- the Adar gene encoding adenosine deaminase acting on RNA, isoform J: MTLCRYSEHPVSAPSDINMNGYNRKLPQKRGYEMPKYSDPKKKMCKERIPQPKNTVAMLNELRHGLIYKLESQTGPVHAPLFTISVEVDGQKYLGQGRSKKVARIEAAATALRSFIQFKDGAVLSPLKPAGNLDFTSDEHLENGIENLSSSKMFEIIQTMLTEKLSNPTSLEQPTFCMSQNVSKSAITVDGQKKVPDKGPVMLLYELFNDVNFECINIDGAQNNCRFKMTVTINEKKFDGTGPSKKTAKNAAAKAALASLCNISYSPMVVPQKNVPLPIDDKSSSMELPQIHADTIGRLVLEKFMEVIKGQEAYSRRKVLAGIVMTENMNFCEAKVISVSTGTKCVSGEHMSVNGAVLNDSHAEIVSRRCLLKYLYAQLDLQCNQGIVV; encoded by the exons CCGGTGAGTGCACCATCCGATATCAACATGAATGGCTATAACCGAAAATTGCCACAAAAACGTGGCTATGAGATGCCAAAATACTCTG atccaaaaaagaaaatgtgcaAGGAGCGCATTCCCCAGCCGAAGAACACGGTGGCCATGCTGAATGAGCTAAGACATGGACTGATTTACAAATTGGAGTCACAGACTGGTCCGGTACACGCACCTCTATTCACGATATCCGTGGAG GTCGATGGACAGAAATACTTGGGCCAGGGCCGTAGTAAAAAAGTTGCACGCAtcgaagcagcagcaactgcactGCGCAGCTTTATACAGTTTAAGGATGGAGCAGTTCTGTCGCCTCTGAAGCCGGCGGGCAACTTGGACTTTACCAGCGATGAACATCTTGAAAATGGTATTGAAAATTTGTCCAGTTCAAAAATGTTTGAGATCATTCAGACGATGTTGACTGAAAAGCTATCCAACCCTACCTCGCTTGAACAACCCACGTTTTGCATGAGTCAGA ATGTCAGCAAAAGTGCTATTACTGTTGACGGTCAGAAGAAGGTTCCAGATAAGGGTCCTGTCATGCTCCTCTACGAATTATTTAATGACGTTAATTTCGAATGCATTAATATTGACGGCGCCCAGAACAATTGTCGCTTCAAAATGACCGTCACAATCAACGAAAAGAAGTTCGATGGAACAG GTCCTTCCAAAAAGACGGCGAAAAATGCGGCAGCTAAGGCGGCACTTGCTTCGTTATGCAATATTTCCTACAGTCCAATGGTGGTGCCACAGAAGAACGTACCCCTGCCAATCGACGACAAGTCGTCATCGATGGAGTTGCCTCAGATACACGCGGATACGATTGGTCGGTTGGTCTTAGAAAAGTTCATGGAAGTAATCAAGGGCCAGGAGGCTTACTCGCGTCGAAAGGTATTAGCGGGCATTGTAATGACTGAAAACATGAATTTTTGTGAAGCCAAA GTTATTTCAGTTTCGACGGGCACCAAGTGTGTCAGCGGTGAGCATATGAGTGTGAACGGAGCTGTCCTAAATGATTCCCATGCTGAAATAGTCTCCAGGCGTTGTCttctcaaatatttatatgcacAGCTGGACCTTCAGTGCAATCAGGGTATAGTTGTTTGA
- the Adar gene encoding adenosine deaminase acting on RNA, isoform H — protein MTLCRYSEPVSAPSDINMNGYNRKLPQKRGYEMPKYSDPKKKMCKERIPQPKNTVAMLNELRHGLIYKLESQTGPVHAPLFTISVEVDGQKYLGQGRSKKVARIEAAATALRSFIQFKDGAVLSPLKPAGNLDFTSDEHLENGIENLSSSKMFEIIQTMLTEKLSNPTSLEQPTFCMSQNVSKSAITVDGQKKVPDKGPVMLLYELFNDVNFECINIDGAQNNCRFKMTVTINEKKFDGTGPSKKTAKNAAAKAALASLCNISYSPMVVPQKNVPLPIDDKSSSMELPQIHADTIGRLVLEKFMEVIKGQEAYSRRKVLAGIVMTENMNFCEAKVISVSTGTKCVSGEHMSVNGAVLNDSHAEIVSRRCLLKYLYAQLDLQCNQATAYQSIFVRNTDGQYPYKLKSGVHFHLYINTAPCGDARIFSPHENDTGVDKHPNRKARGQLRTKIESGEGTIPVKSSDGIQTWDGVLQGQRLLTMSCSDKIARWNIVGIQGSLLSSIIEPVYLHSIVLGSLLHPEHMYRAVCGRIEKSIQGLPPPYHLNKPRLALVTSAEPRNQAKAPNFGINWTIGDTELEVVNSLTGRTIGGQVSRITKQAFFVKYGFLMANLPGILVRKVTTDYGQTKANVKDYQIAKLELFSAFKREDLGSWLKKPIEQDEFGLAE, from the exons CCGGTGAGTGCACCATCCGATATCAACATGAATGGCTATAACCGAAAATTGCCACAAAAACGTGGCTATGAGATGCCAAAATACTCTG atccaaaaaagaaaatgtgcaAGGAGCGCATTCCCCAGCCGAAGAACACGGTGGCCATGCTGAATGAGCTAAGACATGGACTGATTTACAAATTGGAGTCACAGACTGGTCCGGTACACGCACCTCTATTCACGATATCCGTGGAG GTCGATGGACAGAAATACTTGGGCCAGGGCCGTAGTAAAAAAGTTGCACGCAtcgaagcagcagcaactgcactGCGCAGCTTTATACAGTTTAAGGATGGAGCAGTTCTGTCGCCTCTGAAGCCGGCGGGCAACTTGGACTTTACCAGCGATGAACATCTTGAAAATGGTATTGAAAATTTGTCCAGTTCAAAAATGTTTGAGATCATTCAGACGATGTTGACTGAAAAGCTATCCAACCCTACCTCGCTTGAACAACCCACGTTTTGCATGAGTCAGA ATGTCAGCAAAAGTGCTATTACTGTTGACGGTCAGAAGAAGGTTCCAGATAAGGGTCCTGTCATGCTCCTCTACGAATTATTTAATGACGTTAATTTCGAATGCATTAATATTGACGGCGCCCAGAACAATTGTCGCTTCAAAATGACCGTCACAATCAACGAAAAGAAGTTCGATGGAACAG GTCCTTCCAAAAAGACGGCGAAAAATGCGGCAGCTAAGGCGGCACTTGCTTCGTTATGCAATATTTCCTACAGTCCAATGGTGGTGCCACAGAAGAACGTACCCCTGCCAATCGACGACAAGTCGTCATCGATGGAGTTGCCTCAGATACACGCGGATACGATTGGTCGGTTGGTCTTAGAAAAGTTCATGGAAGTAATCAAGGGCCAGGAGGCTTACTCGCGTCGAAAGGTATTAGCGGGCATTGTAATGACTGAAAACATGAATTTTTGTGAAGCCAAA GTTATTTCAGTTTCGACGGGCACCAAGTGTGTCAGCGGTGAGCATATGAGTGTGAACGGAGCTGTCCTAAATGATTCCCATGCTGAAATAGTCTCCAGGCGTTGTCttctcaaatatttatatgcacAGCTGGACCTTCAGTGCAATCAGG CCACAGCATATCAGTCGATTTTCGTGAGGAATACTGATGGGCAATACCCTTATAAACTAAAATCCGGGGTACATTTccatttgtatataaatacagCACCTTGTGGGGATGCACGGATATTTAGTCCTCACGAAAACGACACTGGTGTTGATAAACATCCAAATAG AAAAGCTCGTGGCCAGCTGCGCACCAAAATCGAGTCCGGTGAGGGGACGATTCCAGTGAAAAGCAGTGATGGTATCCAGACGTGGGATGGCGTATTGCAG GGCCAACGCCTGCTAACAATGTCGTGCTCGGATAAAATTGCCCGTTGGAACATCGTGGGCATCCAAGGCTCACTATTGTCTTCCATAATTGAACCGGTGTACCTGCATTCGATTGTGCTGGGAAGCCTGTTGCATCCGGAGCACATGTACCGCGCAGTTTGCGGCCGAATTGAGAAGTCCATTCAAGGCCTGCCACCGCCGTACCATCTGAACAAGCCGCGCCTGGCACTAGTCACTTCGGCCGAGCCGCGGAATCAGGCCAAGGCTCCCAACTTCGGGATCAATTGGACCATTGGGGACACCGAGCTGGAAGTGGTGAACTCGCTAACCGGTCGAACCATTGGCGGCCAGGTGTCTCGCATCACAAAGCAGGCGTTTTTCGTTAAGTATGGATTTCTAATGGCAAACTTGCCCGGTATTTTAGTCCGCAAAGTAACCACTGACTATGGGCAAACCAAAGCTAACGTTAAGGACTATCAG ATCGCAAAGCTAGAATTGTTCTCTGCATTCAAGCGAGAAGACCTTGGCAGCTGGCTGAAGAAACCCATTGAACAAGACGAGTTCGGTCTTGCCGAATGA
- the Adar gene encoding adenosine deaminase acting on RNA, isoform C — protein sequence MLNSANNNSPQHPVSAPSDINMNGYNRKLPQKRGYEMPKYSDPKKKMCKERIPQPKNTVAMLNELRHGLIYKLESQTGPVHAPLFTISVEVDGQKYLGQGRSKKVARIEAAATALRSFIQFKDGAVLSPLKPAGNLDFTSDEHLENGIENLSSSKMFEIIQTMLTEKLSNPTSLEQPTFCMSQSKY from the exons CCGGTGAGTGCACCATCCGATATCAACATGAATGGCTATAACCGAAAATTGCCACAAAAACGTGGCTATGAGATGCCAAAATACTCTG atccaaaaaagaaaatgtgcaAGGAGCGCATTCCCCAGCCGAAGAACACGGTGGCCATGCTGAATGAGCTAAGACATGGACTGATTTACAAATTGGAGTCACAGACTGGTCCGGTACACGCACCTCTATTCACGATATCCGTGGAG GTCGATGGACAGAAATACTTGGGCCAGGGCCGTAGTAAAAAAGTTGCACGCAtcgaagcagcagcaactgcactGCGCAGCTTTATACAGTTTAAGGATGGAGCAGTTCTGTCGCCTCTGAAGCCGGCGGGCAACTTGGACTTTACCAGCGATGAACATCTTGAAAATGGTATTGAAAATTTGTCCAGTTCAAAAATGTTTGAGATCATTCAGACGATGTTGACTGAAAAGCTATCCAACCCTACCTCGCTTGAACAACCCACGTTTTGCATGAGTCAGAGCAAGTATTAG
- the Adar gene encoding adenosine deaminase acting on RNA, isoform F, translated as MNGYNRKLPQKRGYEMPKYSDPKKKMCKERIPQPKNTVAMLNELRHGLIYKLESQTGPVHAPLFTISVEVDGQKYLGQGRSKKVARIEAAATALRSFIQFKDGAVLSPLKPAGNLDFTSDEHLENDVSKSAITVDGQKKVPDKGPVMLLYELFNDVNFECINIDGAQNNCRFKMTVTINEKKFDGTGPSKKTAKNAAAKAALASLCNISYSPMVVPQKNVPLPIDDKSSSMELPQIHADTIGRLVLEKFMEVIKGQEAYSRRKVLAGIVMTENMNFCEAKVISVSTGTKCVSGEHMSVNGAVLNDSHAEIVSRRCLLKYLYAQLDLQCNQATAYQSIFVRNTDGQYPYKLKSGVHFHLYINTAPCGDARIFSPHENDTGVDKHPNRKARGQLRTKIESGEGTIPVKSSDGIQTWDGVLQGQRLLTMSCSDKIARWNIVGIQGSLLSSIIEPVYLHSIVLGSLLHPEHMYRAVCGRIEKSIQGLPPPYHLNKPRLALVTSAEPRNQAKAPNFGINWTIGDTELEVVNSLTGRTIGGQVSRITKQAFFVKYGFLMANLPGILVRKVTTDYGQTKANVKDYQIAKLELFSAFKREDLGSWLKKPIEQDEFGLAE; from the exons ATGAATGGCTATAACCGAAAATTGCCACAAAAACGTGGCTATGAGATGCCAAAATACTCTG atccaaaaaagaaaatgtgcaAGGAGCGCATTCCCCAGCCGAAGAACACGGTGGCCATGCTGAATGAGCTAAGACATGGACTGATTTACAAATTGGAGTCACAGACTGGTCCGGTACACGCACCTCTATTCACGATATCCGTGGAG GTCGATGGACAGAAATACTTGGGCCAGGGCCGTAGTAAAAAAGTTGCACGCAtcgaagcagcagcaactgcactGCGCAGCTTTATACAGTTTAAGGATGGAGCAGTTCTGTCGCCTCTGAAGCCGGCGGGCAACTTGGACTTTACCAGCGATGAACATCTTGAAAATG ATGTCAGCAAAAGTGCTATTACTGTTGACGGTCAGAAGAAGGTTCCAGATAAGGGTCCTGTCATGCTCCTCTACGAATTATTTAATGACGTTAATTTCGAATGCATTAATATTGACGGCGCCCAGAACAATTGTCGCTTCAAAATGACCGTCACAATCAACGAAAAGAAGTTCGATGGAACAG GTCCTTCCAAAAAGACGGCGAAAAATGCGGCAGCTAAGGCGGCACTTGCTTCGTTATGCAATATTTCCTACAGTCCAATGGTGGTGCCACAGAAGAACGTACCCCTGCCAATCGACGACAAGTCGTCATCGATGGAGTTGCCTCAGATACACGCGGATACGATTGGTCGGTTGGTCTTAGAAAAGTTCATGGAAGTAATCAAGGGCCAGGAGGCTTACTCGCGTCGAAAGGTATTAGCGGGCATTGTAATGACTGAAAACATGAATTTTTGTGAAGCCAAA GTTATTTCAGTTTCGACGGGCACCAAGTGTGTCAGCGGTGAGCATATGAGTGTGAACGGAGCTGTCCTAAATGATTCCCATGCTGAAATAGTCTCCAGGCGTTGTCttctcaaatatttatatgcacAGCTGGACCTTCAGTGCAATCAGG CCACAGCATATCAGTCGATTTTCGTGAGGAATACTGATGGGCAATACCCTTATAAACTAAAATCCGGGGTACATTTccatttgtatataaatacagCACCTTGTGGGGATGCACGGATATTTAGTCCTCACGAAAACGACACTGGTGTTGATAAACATCCAAATAG AAAAGCTCGTGGCCAGCTGCGCACCAAAATCGAGTCCGGTGAGGGGACGATTCCAGTGAAAAGCAGTGATGGTATCCAGACGTGGGATGGCGTATTGCAG GGCCAACGCCTGCTAACAATGTCGTGCTCGGATAAAATTGCCCGTTGGAACATCGTGGGCATCCAAGGCTCACTATTGTCTTCCATAATTGAACCGGTGTACCTGCATTCGATTGTGCTGGGAAGCCTGTTGCATCCGGAGCACATGTACCGCGCAGTTTGCGGCCGAATTGAGAAGTCCATTCAAGGCCTGCCACCGCCGTACCATCTGAACAAGCCGCGCCTGGCACTAGTCACTTCGGCCGAGCCGCGGAATCAGGCCAAGGCTCCCAACTTCGGGATCAATTGGACCATTGGGGACACCGAGCTGGAAGTGGTGAACTCGCTAACCGGTCGAACCATTGGCGGCCAGGTGTCTCGCATCACAAAGCAGGCGTTTTTCGTTAAGTATGGATTTCTAATGGCAAACTTGCCCGGTATTTTAGTCCGCAAAGTAACCACTGACTATGGGCAAACCAAAGCTAACGTTAAGGACTATCAG ATCGCAAAGCTAGAATTGTTCTCTGCATTCAAGCGAGAAGACCTTGGCAGCTGGCTGAAGAAACCCATTGAACAAGACGAGTTCGGTCTTGCCGAATGA
- the Adar gene encoding adenosine deaminase acting on RNA, isoform P, with the protein MNGYNRKLPQKRGYEMPKYSDPKKKMCKERIPQPKNTVAMLNELRHGLIYKLESQTGPVHAPLFTISVEVDGQKYLGQGRSKKVARIEAAATALRSFIQFKDGAVLSPLKPAGNLDFTSDEHLENDVSKSAITVDGQKKVPDKGPVMLLYELFNDVNFECINIDGAQNNCRFKMTVTINEKKFDGTGPSKKTAKNAAAKAALASLCNISYSPMVVPQKNVPLPIDDKSSSMELPQIHADTIGRLVLEKFMEVIKGQEAYSRRKVLAGIVMTENMNFCEAKVISVSTGTKCVSGEHMSVNGAVLNDSHAEIVSRRCLLKYLYAQLDLQCNQGIVV; encoded by the exons ATGAATGGCTATAACCGAAAATTGCCACAAAAACGTGGCTATGAGATGCCAAAATACTCTG atccaaaaaagaaaatgtgcaAGGAGCGCATTCCCCAGCCGAAGAACACGGTGGCCATGCTGAATGAGCTAAGACATGGACTGATTTACAAATTGGAGTCACAGACTGGTCCGGTACACGCACCTCTATTCACGATATCCGTGGAG GTCGATGGACAGAAATACTTGGGCCAGGGCCGTAGTAAAAAAGTTGCACGCAtcgaagcagcagcaactgcactGCGCAGCTTTATACAGTTTAAGGATGGAGCAGTTCTGTCGCCTCTGAAGCCGGCGGGCAACTTGGACTTTACCAGCGATGAACATCTTGAAAATG ATGTCAGCAAAAGTGCTATTACTGTTGACGGTCAGAAGAAGGTTCCAGATAAGGGTCCTGTCATGCTCCTCTACGAATTATTTAATGACGTTAATTTCGAATGCATTAATATTGACGGCGCCCAGAACAATTGTCGCTTCAAAATGACCGTCACAATCAACGAAAAGAAGTTCGATGGAACAG GTCCTTCCAAAAAGACGGCGAAAAATGCGGCAGCTAAGGCGGCACTTGCTTCGTTATGCAATATTTCCTACAGTCCAATGGTGGTGCCACAGAAGAACGTACCCCTGCCAATCGACGACAAGTCGTCATCGATGGAGTTGCCTCAGATACACGCGGATACGATTGGTCGGTTGGTCTTAGAAAAGTTCATGGAAGTAATCAAGGGCCAGGAGGCTTACTCGCGTCGAAAGGTATTAGCGGGCATTGTAATGACTGAAAACATGAATTTTTGTGAAGCCAAA GTTATTTCAGTTTCGACGGGCACCAAGTGTGTCAGCGGTGAGCATATGAGTGTGAACGGAGCTGTCCTAAATGATTCCCATGCTGAAATAGTCTCCAGGCGTTGTCttctcaaatatttatatgcacAGCTGGACCTTCAGTGCAATCAGGGTATAGTTGTTTGA